tcAGGTCATTGGGGTCCAATTGTCACGTCAATCATGGAGAAATGACTTAATTACCCACACAACTTAAGAGATATTTCTCAACTATTTCACATGATTAGATAAATTGTTATTAactaaatttaataaaaataatgacaatttataagtttttttaaaattttctaatattCCATTACAAAAAGGGGGCCAAATATAGACATCTTTCTATGATTGATAATTGATATGAGTGAGTACAAACAATGGTTCAGAGTTTACTAGTTTTTGTGGAATAAGAGATATAGAGCTTCTTTAGGCATATATAAGGATTTAGGAGACTTGATGAAGAAATTTACcctcaaaattttctcaaaattttggtgattttgaAAATCTTAAAGTTAGCTTCTAAGATTTTTCTGCtcttaaattttgaaaattttattatttgattgcaGATGTTAAAATAATTCTTGATGGCCATGCTTAATAGTGACCCTGCAAGTGAAAATGAATAGCTTGGATcaaacaaaaaatggaaaatatgACATTATGGAGTTTGTATTATGTTCTATATGATCctctccatttgatgattggtATTCAATTATagtattttttcctttttttatccTATTTGTTACTTTTATTGTCATGGAAAATAGGTGTTGGTGTTGTATGAAATATAGGTAAAGATTGTTGGTTGTATGCTACTAAATTGAAAAATCTtttaatgatgacaaaaaaaattttgtttgtgATTATTCAACAAATGGTCTTTTGTAAATTGAAATGTTGGCTGTAGCAGGGTTTACATGCTTTATTTCTCTTGTAGCAGATTGTGCAACTGATGTGTTATAATAGATATAATAGTATGATATTACACGTGCAATATGTAGATGAGACATTGAATTGCTAAACTTGTTGTAGAATTAGAAAGCCAATCTTTTGTTTGCACTCAATGAATGCGATAATAATTACACCCCTCACATTTGATAAAGTTAAAAAGATATATATTGTTCATAGTAAATTAACAACCTAATGCAAAACTTAAGGGTAGTTACGGAATCAAATTATTTTATCTCTCATAATACCAATTTTATATtgtttttgtatttgaattgggttgatttgtTACTAACTAACTAGTTTTAAGGGAGGTTTcgatattttgaaaatcttgGAGGAGGGCAGTGAGattgtcagaaatctcaggggaggtttctgaaattatgcCTTTAATTATTATTGGTTTTTGTTTTCCATGTGCCATTTTGATTTCTTTATAATCTCTAGTGTGAACAAAAATTTGACTTAGAAATGGTTTTTTCagtttttgatttgtttttgGTTTGGTGATTTTGTGGCCTCGACCACAGCACCAACACCAACCACCATAAAAGAGTAGCATAAGACCTCTTTGTAGCTTCCTCTGCCTAGGTTCAACCTTTTCCTAGACCATATTAATCTCAAATCATCAAATACGCTACTTACTTGTACACCTAATttttagttgtcgtatttcTAGTGCTAGTGTGTTTttcttaagttttttttttaaaaaaaattttggctatAAAGTTTACATATCCTGGTAAACAAGCATCTCAAATATCACCAAGGTTGCTAAAAATTATCTTCATAATCATAAGATATTGAAGAGTGGTCTATCTAACATAACTTCGAATGAACGAGGCTTCTAATGATAAATGTACAATTCCTTCAAATACACCCTCCCCCATATTTTAGATATATATGATTTTGTCTCTTTTTGTTTTACTATGATCACTTATTGGAAATATGAAAAGTCTGATTATGGAATAGTGGATTTTCTGATCCCAAATAAAAGATTAGTAACTGCAGAAAAGAGAAAGTAATACAACTATCACTGTTGCATAACGTTACGGTTACATTTCGGAGAAGGCAGCAAATGAGGCCAATCACTTGCACAAGTCAACTTGGAAAGACTTACTTTAAAGAAAATTGTCCAAAATGTCTCTCACATTCctatcaaataaattttttcatctcttactttttaaatattaGCTTTACATTtattacaaattcaaattaataaaatttagtaTCCACCTAAGTTTTTGACCACTTTTTTATTCTAAGATCACTGTGTGATCCATATacaattatattttatatacaaAAAGGTTAGATGCTACTTTTTTAGTAGTACAAATCAATGTAAATTAAATCAGTTCCCACTtttttaagagaaaaataaatatgaattaTGTTAGATCCTATATTTTAGAggcaaaaatgaatatgaatcAAATCATTTGTTTAGTTACAAATGAGTTATAAcctttttgtttctaaaaaaatGATCGTGTATGTGTCACATGAATTCAACGTTAAAATGGTTAAAAATCTAGGTTGGTAATCAAATTTATCGATTTGATTTTATACGGGacataaaaacttactattttaaaagtgaatgaCAAAAGAAATTCATTTGACGAAATATGAGAGACATTTCGAATAATTTTCCCTTACTTTAACCTTCTTCTTTTGTTCAAAGTTGAGCATTCAAGGATCTATAAAAACAAAAGGCTGGTTTTTAATTTCGGTTgcaagtttttcaaaaaaaaaaaagttttaagaATGTTCTTTTACTATATttcttaattatttattttttaccttTCTACGAGAAAATGAAAGCTGGAGTAAGAATGTGTGCAACCAAAAGTCCGTTTCGATTGCgagtttttgaagaaaagtttTAATAATGTTTTGTTTAATATACTCCTTAATTGTTTTTTTCACCTTTGTATGAGAAAATGAAAGCTTGACTAAATTTTTGCTATGTCACTCAAGAGGTTCTTGGGTTCTCATCCTTGCTCAAGTCAGAAAAACGTTAAATGCCCTCCAATCTCGAAAAGCATCCAATAAGCCAGCCATGGACGATCCTTGAGAAGCATCCCACACACCAGAAAGCATCCAACTTAATGGTAGAACCCTTTGATTTGACTCtcgatctttttttttttttaattcttttaaatatCCTTAACCTTCTAAGAGGAAGGCAAAATGGACAAAAGGAATGCTTTGACTCAGCCATTCTTCTTTAGCTTCAACAAGATTTAAATTACAAAATGTACAGTTAAAGTTGCAAAAGCCGAAAAGCAATAAACGTGGAAAGCGTGCGCATAAATACATAATACCAGTAAGGTGGCTTTGTTATTAATCAGTGAAAGCTGAACCAGAAAACATTAAAAGAAACACGACAAGTACACAGGTTTTCTCCTGTTAAAGGTAATGAGCTCTTTTATAAGTAGTCATTTCACAACTTAAGTGAATTTCTTAAAGGGTTTTGAATGGAATGTAAGAACTGAATTATATCATGATGTGTAAGACACAAACTGAAAGCAAAAATGCGTTCGAGACTGTTCGatacaacaaaatttttttgggaAAGGTTTTATTTATTCATCAGGCCAGTTAATTAAGGATTAAAATATCCTCCCTCCTCATTctagacccaaaaaaaaaggagagaaaaatacTAATAAATTCTTTCTCCAGAGCCACGATAGATGCTTCGGCCCCGTGCTGACGACTGATGACATGACTTCAAATGCAAGCTACCGTGATGCATGTTTCGGATGTGGATGTAGTGTTCAAAAACTCATCTTCAAATGTGTTGGTTCCTTTCACATTACGCTTGGATGCCTAAAATAAAACGACGCAGCTTGCCAATACCCTCCCCTTGAATTAATTTTGTGCAATTTCATGAAAATTAACTGcacaagaaagaaaacaaaatacgCAAATCAGCTGTTATTACTTGGGCTCATGGATCGTAGCTGCTGCAGAGCAAAGTCGTTAATTTGGCCAATTTGTTGGACTCGGGTGCTTGTCAACCAGGCTTGTGTAGAGGTGAAGTATTCCGTTTGGGTCGCCCAATTATTTCGGTAAAATGATGGGATTGTTTCCTAGTAACTTCGGAATCAAGGATTATCGCAGCCACCATAaagaattgcatttttcttctattttcacACACTAATACGACTCGCATGAATTTTTACAGTACAAAATGATTTCAGAGAGAAATGCAACGTACACGGATTGATGATGTTTGGTATGATATGGATCTTATGTTCATGTCCATAAATGTGACTGggtctctctttttttctttgggggccgccggggggggggggggattgTGACAGCTTGTTACTCCTAAATCAATAAGAGGGTGCAAAAATACATTCTCAAAAAATGGCCTATTTTTGGTTGCGTGCAAATTGCAATTCCTTGAGATGTGATAGAAAGAGATCTTATTTTATGCCTCACACGGGCAATTTCCAGTTTACTTGGAGAAAATCCCATCATAGGACTCCAGATCACAGGTAAAAATATTTTCgatgaaaaaaaaagttcatGCACTTAAACAAACACAACGTTGGTTTCGTTGTTTGGGTCACAGTCTCACAGACATTCATTGTGTAATTGGGTTTTGTCCACAAAGGTAACCCGTAAGCCCAGACCTGGTCACATAACTATtattcatctttttcttttcttgaaagAAGAACAAAGTGTGGGAAAGAGGAATGCACATATAATACGAGAGTCTCTACACTCTCAATACTAACTAAGCTATTTCCAATTAATCATTGTATTAAAAAATATACTCttcaaatcacacaaaaatttAGTCAGTAAACaatatttgatttcttttttattgtttgtttTAGCAAAACCTTTGATTGTTTGTGAATTGTGTCAATGTAATCCCCTTAACGGTTAATAATATAAATGTAACGAGAAACATAGAGGCTACTACAATTATGTATattgagaaaaaaagaaaaagaactctGCATACTTCCGTCTAGCTACAAGTGTATCAAAGGTTACACTTCGCTTATGTTTGCGATCTTGTTTTCGAAGATTTTTGGCTTGTAACTGTAATTTCTTTCACTTTTTTTCCGATCTAGAcgcgctttttttttttaaaggaaaagataaaCAAAATAGTAGAATGATTAAGATTTAAACAGGTCAGTGATATAAAGTGGAATGGGCTGCACAAGTAGGAATTTGAATGTTGGGTGGTGGCTTAGTGATATAACAACATAGACTCGTCCAACTCTACAAAGATTGATGAGCATTCGCTCCCAATCCTCAATGAATTGTTAAAGACTGTTATTATTGATCATTCCATTGTCAAATCTAATCTTTCTTGTGATTGTGTACGGCACAAGATTCTGGGTCTAAAGATTTCTATTCTAGTGCGCATCATACAGAAAGGTTTCTGCACATCAGCCACAAGCTCTAGCAGAAAATCTGTAGTAAATTTTAATCTTGTCTTGAAAGCAAATATGATTAAGTCGTGGCAGAGTAGAGTAAATTTGAAGCCACAAATGCATCATAGGCACCAATAAGGCACTAACTGCACCTACAATCTTTAACCAAAAGCAAAATACAGAACAAAGAGGAAAACTGAAGACCATTCAAGTTTCTAGAGAAATTAATAACTAACTAATCATGATAGATATCTGATCACGGGAGAGGAAGAAAGCGTTGAAGCATATGATAAAGCCGACCTCATGTTCCAAAATTGTAACCTACCATGGAAAACTGGAACTTTAACGAAATCTAATCATCATCAACGCACCAAAGAGTAGGTATTTAATTGCAGAGAATAAGTCAAATAGCCACACCAACCGAATATATAATACTACTGCAGTACTACTGTACTACTACTCTCtgtcaaaaaatgaattacttatatgataattttaaaaaataaaatagagtCCCTGAAGCCAGTAGCAGCAACAAAAATTCTGACCTAACCCCACAACAAATCCCTATGTCAAAAAAGGCCACTAGTAAAAGTACAATCAGTTTCCATCGCAATGTCCTTGTCAATAGCCCGTGGGATAGTCGCAGCTCCCATACTCTGCAGTACAAAaccaagtcaaattttccatCATGAATCAAATTGGAGAATCAACCAATACTGCTAAGTATTTAAGTATCCATTATTGAGCAACTCAAGGGGGCTAAAAAGTATAGCACGGGTGAATATAATCAAGTTCACGAATTAATTCAATAATGCAATATATTCATTAGCACCCCATGAAAATGCAATTCCCCGCctccttcatttttttctggGTGGGGTGGGGGGGTGGGTGTTATGCCGTTCTGTTTCAATTGGAGAGGTTGTACTGATTTAATTACtactagtagtagtagtattttgAAGAGAACTTACTGGGCAATTGAGAGACCACGTAGGCTGCACCCCCAAAATAACAGGACCCACTTCTCCGTGCATTCTTCTGATAATAGCTATTGAAAGCGTACGATGCGTGGGCCACGAGTGTGTTCGGATTGTAACACGTGGCTCCAGGCTGAATCGGACGGCAATCAGCAGCTCCTTCCCCACAAGCATAATCCACTGCCGCCTTCAACTTCTCCTCCCCAACATCTCCACTCGCCACGCACCAAGTCTGGCCCGCGGTGCTGGGGAAAAAATCACCACTGCTGGACGTGGAATGAGGCTTCGTCACCACCCGACTCGTGTTCGACGGCGAAGCCGTGGGTGCACTGGCCAAGGCCTCCAGCGTCAGCGGAACATCGTAAACTTTCTGCTCGCTCGGGTAAAAGAGCCCATAATTCCTCTCGGAGGTGGGCCCTGTCTTCTGATTCTCATTGAAGAGAGCAAACAAGTAGACGTTGAGCGGCTCGTCGGGCCTCAGAGGGGTCCCACCACTGGTAAGCACCCTGCGCACCAGATTCCCGTTGTACGACGCCGCATTCTGCTGGCTTGCACCCACTTCATTTTCGTCCCCCTTGGACGGCCACCCGGTTTCGGACACCACGACTTTGACGTCGTTAAAACCCAACGTATTCATCGCTGCGAAAACGGCGTCGAGTTGGGCCTCGAACAGGCTCTTGTAGACCAGCCCGTTATTCGGGTCCGTTACGCCTTTATCGTCACGAAACAAGGCGTAGTCCAACGAAATCGTGTCCGTGTTCGCCGTGTAAGCGAAGAACGGATACGCATTGACCATGACATACGAACCGGTTTGTTTCAAGAAGTTTAGCATCGGTTTGATCACCGGTTCAACCAGCTCCAGCTTGAACGAACCGGAGGACGACGGGTACGAGGTTTGCAGTGCGCTGAGAGCGATGGGGGAAGATATCTTGATGGAGGAAACGTTGTACTTAACCAGCGAAGAGTAGACGTTTTTCATGGCGGGTACGAGGAAAGGAGTGGTGTTCTTGGGGTCCACGAAAACTTCGTTCCCGACGGCAATGGCTTCGATGAGAGTTTTGGGGTAGTAAGCAAAGATGTTGGACTGCACCCACGAGTCAGTGTAGGATTGGCCAGCAGCGGCGGAGGAAAGCTGTTCGTTGGGAAGTGCAACGGTCACGGAGATGCCGGAACCGGAGAGGGCTGAAAGGACAGTGGAGTCTGTGTCGTAGAGCTTAACTTTAGTGAGGCCTTGGGCTTTGAGAAGCTGGACGACTTGGGGCGGGGACGGGAGGTCGTTGGCAACACGGCCGTAGTTGATGGCAATTGAGCCGCTTGCGGAGAGGGTGGAGGGGAGGGAAGAGAGGGAGATGAGGGagaggaagaggaggaggaggggggcCGAAGGAGTTGCCATGACGC
This portion of the Coffea eugenioides isolate CCC68of chromosome 11, Ceug_1.0, whole genome shotgun sequence genome encodes:
- the LOC113754072 gene encoding glucan endo-1,3-beta-glucosidase 13-like, which codes for MATPSAPLLLLFLSLISLSSLPSTLSASGSIAINYGRVANDLPSPPQVVQLLKAQGLTKVKLYDTDSTVLSALSGSGISVTVALPNEQLSSAAAGQSYTDSWVQSNIFAYYPKTLIEAIAVGNEVFVDPKNTTPFLVPAMKNVYSSLVKYNVSSIKISSPIALSALQTSYPSSSGSFKLELVEPVIKPMLNFLKQTGSYVMVNAYPFFAYTANTDTISLDYALFRDDKGVTDPNNGLVYKSLFEAQLDAVFAAMNTLGFNDVKVVVSETGWPSKGDENEVGASQQNAASYNGNLVRRVLTSGGTPLRPDEPLNVYLFALFNENQKTGPTSERNYGLFYPSEQKVYDVPLTLEALASAPTASPSNTSRVVTKPHSTSSSGDFFPSTAGQTWCVASGDVGEEKLKAAVDYACGEGAADCRPIQPGATCYNPNTLVAHASYAFNSYYQKNARRSGSCYFGGAAYVVSQLPKYGSCDYPTGY